From Microbacterium sp. LWH11-1.2, one genomic window encodes:
- a CDS encoding ROK family transcriptional regulator, with the protein MTSPALGTDLAAMRRLNGQAVLTTLWDEGGPLTASRLAASTELSRTTVEAVLAELLDADLIRSEQLRPRGAGRPARGYRLAADRGVSVGIDIGPHGIAGIAGDLRGTVAAPHRRIEQDLSGGADAVTAITEIVESLLEESTASTRELAALTVGIPGIVDADGHPVKTTVVPDWLAVDIDAHLRRMFPGATIAFDNDTKLAAFAEIENGTIGADETAVLLRIGNRISAASVVEGRVARGAHGAAGEIGALQRVAWPQAQQRLSARAEDGLELLFRRHGGSDEAIAEFAAGIADGLGALVLAIDPHAVVVSSSIPEASDRLADALRSELAGRALFVPELRTSSLGAAAPCLGALAVSSVAARERLFSQEY; encoded by the coding sequence GTGACCTCACCCGCACTCGGAACCGATCTCGCCGCCATGCGGCGACTCAACGGTCAGGCCGTGTTGACCACGCTCTGGGATGAGGGCGGCCCACTCACCGCGAGCCGCCTCGCCGCGTCGACCGAGCTCTCCCGCACCACGGTCGAAGCCGTCCTCGCCGAGCTGCTCGACGCTGACCTGATCCGCTCCGAGCAGCTGCGTCCACGAGGGGCGGGGCGACCCGCACGCGGATACCGGCTGGCTGCCGACCGGGGCGTATCCGTCGGGATCGACATCGGCCCGCACGGGATCGCCGGGATCGCGGGCGACCTGCGAGGCACGGTCGCCGCACCGCACAGACGCATCGAACAGGATCTCTCCGGCGGCGCAGACGCCGTCACGGCCATCACCGAGATCGTCGAATCACTGCTCGAGGAGTCGACAGCGTCGACCCGCGAACTGGCGGCGCTCACCGTCGGGATCCCCGGCATCGTCGACGCCGACGGTCACCCCGTGAAGACGACGGTGGTTCCCGACTGGCTGGCTGTCGACATCGATGCGCACCTGCGGCGGATGTTCCCCGGCGCCACGATCGCCTTCGACAACGACACCAAGCTCGCCGCCTTCGCCGAGATCGAGAACGGTACGATCGGCGCCGACGAGACGGCCGTGCTGCTGCGCATCGGGAATCGGATCTCCGCCGCGTCGGTCGTCGAGGGAAGGGTGGCTCGAGGGGCGCACGGAGCCGCCGGTGAGATCGGCGCTCTGCAACGGGTGGCCTGGCCACAGGCGCAGCAGCGCCTGTCCGCCCGAGCCGAGGACGGCCTGGAGCTCCTGTTCCGCCGGCACGGCGGCAGCGACGAGGCGATCGCCGAGTTCGCCGCCGGTATCGCCGACGGTCTGGGTGCGCTCGTGCTCGCCATCGACCCGCACGCGGTCGTCGTGAGCAGCAGCATTCCCGAGGCATCCGATCGACTCGCCGATGCCCTGCGCTCCGAACTCGCCGGACGGGCGCTCTTCGTGCCCGAGCTCCGCACCTCGTCGCTCGGAGCAGCCGCCCCCTGCCTCGGCGCCCTGGCCGTCAGCAGCGTCGCAGCGCGAGAGCGGTTGTTCTCGCAAGAGTATTGA
- a CDS encoding FUSC family protein, with protein MRIPAAIRASQRSPLLQVVKSAAATIGAWIIAGWVFPAQLPVFAAIAALLVVQPSVNQSLSKALERSIGVIAGVLVAVALGLFLGSSSWVVLLAIVVAMLVAWLLRTSPGTGNQIAISAMLVLALGSSSPEYALARIVETLIGVAIGLVVNALIVPPVLVTPARRDLGLLGHELAASLDRLADALPEPQTPARLQELMLEVRLLRPMKNVAEASIAAGEESLTLNPRRSTHRAELREMRQLLDRLSPIVTQTIGMTRAYFDHYDDSIGEEPVVAAIADQLRRAGHDVRLAVQIADVAPEPEALTSAIPALTAPLVVRPPSSQHWILIGSLMEDLRRIHGGLLDED; from the coding sequence ATGCGCATCCCCGCCGCCATCCGCGCCTCGCAGCGCTCCCCGCTGCTGCAGGTCGTGAAGTCGGCGGCGGCGACCATCGGAGCCTGGATCATCGCGGGCTGGGTCTTCCCGGCGCAGCTGCCGGTGTTCGCCGCGATCGCCGCACTCCTGGTGGTGCAGCCGAGCGTCAACCAGTCGCTGTCGAAGGCGCTCGAGCGCAGCATCGGGGTGATCGCCGGCGTGCTGGTCGCCGTGGCGCTCGGCCTGTTCCTCGGGTCGTCGAGCTGGGTCGTGCTGCTGGCGATCGTCGTCGCGATGCTCGTGGCCTGGCTGCTCCGGACCTCCCCCGGCACCGGCAACCAGATCGCCATCTCGGCGATGCTCGTGCTGGCGCTCGGCTCCTCCAGCCCCGAGTACGCGTTGGCCCGCATCGTCGAGACCCTGATCGGCGTCGCGATCGGGCTCGTGGTCAACGCCCTCATCGTGCCACCCGTGCTCGTCACGCCAGCGCGCCGCGACCTCGGACTGCTCGGGCACGAGCTGGCCGCGAGCCTCGACCGCCTGGCCGACGCGCTGCCCGAGCCGCAGACGCCCGCCCGGCTGCAGGAGCTGATGCTCGAGGTCCGTCTGCTGCGGCCGATGAAGAACGTCGCCGAAGCATCCATCGCCGCCGGCGAGGAGTCGCTCACCCTGAATCCGCGCCGCTCCACGCACCGGGCCGAGCTGCGCGAGATGCGGCAGCTCCTCGACCGACTGTCGCCGATCGTCACCCAGACGATCGGCATGACCCGCGCGTACTTCGACCACTACGACGACTCGATCGGCGAAGAGCCCGTGGTCGCGGCCATCGCGGATCAGCTGCGTCGGGCAGGGCACGACGTGCGCCTCGCGGTGCAGATCGCCGACGTCGCCCCGGAGCCCGAAGCCCTCACCTCGGCGATCCCCGCGTTGACCGCTCCGCTGGTGGTGCGTCCGCCGTCGTCGCAGCACTGGATCCTCATCGGCTCGCTCATGGAGGACCTGCGCCGCATCCACGGCGGGCTGCTCGACGAGGACTGA
- a CDS encoding glycoside hydrolase family 16 protein, whose protein sequence is MTRRNPARIRTRRLAASAIIATTVGALVLSGPAAWAADTPPNPDSKPGYTLDFAEEFSGTTLNTDKWMPNYLPHWVPAEDFADTAARYTISDGTIKLRVEQNQPPWNPDQDGTVVSSAIQTYNQNNWHPFNSSAVNRNNLPTFNGYSTKYGYVEVRAKNSNAGGGGHQALWLVGTNTTGGQSEIDMIETFFSTPNSWRIAAYGWGDPNFLGSWSLDTVPVSGSPTTEFHVYAMNWTPTELKFYYDGQLVKTLNDAPNTAMGIIMNIYTGAGSGQPNSVWPKQWEVDYLRVFKDNAGYSEAVSPTWKLINNRHRSGAVNVEPNDGLVRFGDVPSTYWSAQWVPETTSSGATKYRNRWTNQYLYTSGSTVRHGTAATAGTAAEWSTPSAGSGYVRIQNASGALHVENGTGKVEFGNVSSSWWSSHWQLNAAPAN, encoded by the coding sequence GTGACCCGCCGAAACCCTGCCCGTATCCGCACCCGCAGACTCGCCGCATCCGCGATCATCGCGACGACCGTGGGCGCGCTGGTCCTGTCCGGACCGGCCGCCTGGGCGGCGGACACGCCACCGAACCCGGACTCGAAGCCGGGCTACACCCTGGACTTCGCCGAGGAGTTCTCCGGGACGACCCTGAACACCGACAAGTGGATGCCGAACTACCTGCCGCACTGGGTCCCCGCCGAAGACTTCGCAGACACCGCCGCGCGCTACACGATCTCCGACGGCACCATCAAGCTGCGCGTCGAGCAGAACCAGCCGCCGTGGAACCCGGATCAGGACGGAACGGTGGTCTCGTCGGCCATCCAGACCTATAACCAGAACAACTGGCACCCTTTCAACTCCTCGGCGGTCAACCGCAACAACCTGCCGACGTTCAACGGCTACTCCACCAAGTACGGGTACGTCGAGGTCAGGGCGAAGAACTCGAACGCCGGCGGCGGCGGCCACCAGGCGCTCTGGCTGGTCGGGACCAACACGACCGGCGGGCAGTCCGAGATCGACATGATCGAGACGTTCTTCAGCACGCCGAACAGCTGGCGCATCGCCGCGTATGGCTGGGGAGACCCCAACTTCCTCGGTTCCTGGTCCCTCGACACGGTGCCGGTGTCCGGATCGCCCACGACCGAGTTCCATGTCTACGCGATGAACTGGACGCCCACCGAGCTGAAGTTCTACTACGACGGCCAACTCGTGAAGACGCTCAACGATGCTCCGAACACCGCGATGGGCATCATCATGAACATCTACACCGGCGCGGGCTCCGGCCAGCCGAACAGCGTCTGGCCGAAGCAGTGGGAGGTCGACTACCTGCGGGTGTTCAAGGACAACGCCGGATACTCCGAGGCCGTGTCGCCGACGTGGAAGCTCATCAACAACCGCCACCGCTCCGGCGCGGTCAACGTCGAGCCGAACGACGGCCTCGTCCGATTCGGCGACGTTCCGAGCACGTACTGGAGCGCACAGTGGGTGCCCGAGACGACCTCGTCCGGCGCGACCAAGTACCGCAACCGGTGGACGAACCAGTACCTGTACACGAGCGGATCGACGGTGCGACACGGCACAGCGGCGACGGCCGGAACCGCCGCGGAATGGTCGACGCCGTCGGCGGGCAGCGGGTACGTCCGCATCCAGAACGCCTCCGGAGCACTGCACGTGGAGAACGGCACCGGAAAGGTCGAGTTCGGCAACGTGTCGAGCTCCTGGTGGTCTTCTCACTGGCAGTTGAACGCGGCGCCCGCCAACTGA
- a CDS encoding extracellular solute-binding protein: MQRRTRLVLAPLAAGALLGLGLTACAPGATTTGAGAGTDASTELTTDDITLTLMSTPESGAATEATIAAFETEHPNITIEYSQTNYEDYNQSVNLNLSGDQSPDIVLLNAVANTVKNKLVLPLDDYADLYGWNDFFPANQLNQWRVADDGTTLGDGGALYAAPAGFSLVGTYYNKAIAAELGIEAPTSLAEFEAALKTAKAAGALPVQLGNAEGHAAFVVQLLGQGMSGADTANAWAFGHEGATFDTEANHAAAQTLTDWQKAGYLGDPTTVNGTDLQGAVDNFIGGKGLFLVDGIWDAGKIGEGLGEDAGFLPFPGENTTGIGTSVAYAISTQSEHPNEAAAFLDFLRSPEASEQQFAQGFMPDDPTVAVAEEGTLQGDIVAAWAEIAEADGLVAFNNNATATMNDALKAGTQQLIAGQMSVGDFIASIQADWAAAHAG, translated from the coding sequence ATGCAAAGACGCACGCGACTCGTCCTCGCCCCTCTGGCGGCGGGCGCCCTCCTCGGCCTTGGTCTCACGGCCTGCGCGCCCGGCGCGACCACGACCGGCGCCGGCGCCGGCACCGACGCCAGCACCGAGCTGACGACCGACGACATCACGCTCACCCTGATGTCCACGCCGGAATCCGGTGCAGCCACCGAAGCGACGATCGCCGCGTTCGAGACCGAGCATCCCAACATCACCATCGAGTACTCGCAGACCAACTACGAGGACTACAACCAGAGCGTCAATCTCAACCTCTCCGGCGATCAGTCGCCCGACATCGTGCTCCTGAACGCGGTCGCCAACACGGTCAAGAACAAGCTCGTCCTGCCGCTCGACGACTACGCCGACCTCTACGGCTGGAACGACTTCTTCCCTGCCAACCAGCTCAACCAGTGGCGCGTCGCCGATGACGGGACGACCCTCGGCGACGGGGGAGCGCTCTACGCGGCCCCCGCCGGTTTCTCGCTCGTCGGCACCTATTACAACAAGGCGATCGCCGCCGAGCTGGGCATCGAGGCGCCGACGTCGCTGGCCGAGTTCGAGGCGGCTCTGAAGACCGCGAAGGCGGCCGGTGCGCTCCCCGTGCAGCTCGGCAATGCCGAAGGGCACGCGGCGTTCGTCGTCCAGCTGCTGGGACAGGGCATGTCGGGAGCCGACACGGCCAATGCGTGGGCCTTCGGGCATGAGGGTGCGACTTTCGACACGGAGGCGAACCACGCCGCCGCCCAGACTCTCACGGACTGGCAGAAGGCCGGCTACCTGGGCGACCCGACGACCGTGAACGGCACCGACCTCCAGGGCGCGGTGGACAACTTCATCGGCGGCAAGGGCCTGTTCCTGGTGGACGGCATCTGGGATGCCGGCAAGATCGGTGAGGGGTTGGGTGAGGACGCGGGCTTCCTCCCCTTCCCGGGCGAGAACACCACCGGGATCGGCACGTCGGTCGCCTATGCGATCTCGACGCAGAGCGAGCACCCGAACGAGGCCGCGGCCTTCCTCGACTTCCTCCGCTCGCCGGAGGCGAGTGAGCAGCAGTTCGCGCAGGGGTTCATGCCCGACGACCCGACGGTCGCCGTCGCAGAGGAAGGGACCCTCCAGGGCGACATCGTCGCCGCCTGGGCGGAGATCGCCGAAGCCGACGGTCTCGTCGCATTCAACAACAACGCGACAGCGACGATGAACGATGCCCTCAAGGCGGGCACGCAGCAGCTCATCGCCGGGCAGATGTCGGTGGGCGACTTCATCGCTTCGATCCAGGCCGACTGGGCCGCAGCGCACGCCGGCTGA